Proteins from a single region of Xenopus laevis strain J_2021 chromosome 9_10S, Xenopus_laevis_v10.1, whole genome shotgun sequence:
- the LOC108702810 gene encoding monocarboxylate transporter 6 encodes MEAPDGPWAWVVLAAVMVTQGLVLGFPSCIGVFYTDIQSSFQASNTETSWFPSIIMTVLHAGGPLCTIMVERFGCRVTVMAGGLLCGVGLATSSFSQNIIHLYLSAGLVGGLGFCFGFQATVTVLGYYFIRHRTLANSLAATGASIGMALWPLAAQSLLEPLGWRGSFLLFGAILLNCSVCGAIMRPVKVPKAAHEQEALDPKTSSETDQREDEMKHGKGLNRYIAFDLLLKHRRYQIFTIGVTWLVLAFVLPLFYLVPYATSRGMEEAKAALLLAIIGFINIFVRPVAGLVSQQRMFKGRLIYLFSVSVILNGLSNLVCATWVSFPALLAYCVLYSITMSFIGSLVFQLLMDTVGMNRFPGAFGLFTILQSITIMAGPPLAGLLVDITHQYGLVFYACCIAVTSSGLFMGLASFAINRKEAKVKGNMKNTKEATACEGL; translated from the exons ATGGAGGCACCAGATGGACCATGGGCATGGGTGGTCCTGGCAGCCGTTATGGTGACACAGGGGTTGGTCTTGGGCTTCCCCTCTTGTATTGGGGTCTTTTACACAGATATTCAGTCTTCTTTTCAAGCCTCCAACACAGAAACATCTTGGTTTCCTTCAATTATCATGACTGTCCTGCATGCAGGAG GTCCACTTTGCACTATCATGGTGGAGAGATTTGGCTGCAGAGTAACAGTCATGGCTGGAGGACTACTGTGTGGGGTGGGTTTGGCCACCAGCTCCTTCTCTCAGAACATCATTCATCTGTACTTGAGTGCTGGGCTTGTTGGAG GTTTGGGGTTTTGCTTTGGTTTTCAGGCCACTGTTACTGTTTTGGGATACTACTTTATCCGACATCGCACTTTGGCAAATTCCCTTGCTGCCACAGGTGCATCTATTGGGATGGCATTGTGGCCTCTGGCAGCTCAGTCTCTTCTAGAGCCACTAGGCTGGAGAGGTTCCTTTCTCCTCTTTGGGGCAATTCTACTCAACTGCTCTGTTTGTGGTGCCATCATGAGACCTGTCAAAGTCCCAAAAGCTGCTCATGAACAGGAGGCACTTGATCCAAAGACAAGCAGTGAGACTGACCAAAGGGAGGATGAAATGAAACACGGCAAAGGTCTGAACAGATACATTGCTTTTGACCTCCTACTTAAACACAGGCGCTACCAAATCTTCACAATAGGAGTCACCTGGCTGGTACTTGCATTTGTATTACCACTCTTTTATTTGGTGCCATATGCAACCAGCAGAGGTATGGAAGAGGCCAAAGCAGCACTACTGTTAGCTATCATTGGCTTCATTAATATATTTGTTCGCCCTGTGGCTGGGTTGGTATCTCAACAGAGGATGTTTAAAGGACGGCTTATTTATCTATTCAGTGTATCAGTGATTTTAAATGGACTCAGTAACTTGGTTTGTGCAACATGGGTGTCTTTCCCAGCCTTGTTGGCTTACTGTGTCTTGTACAGCATAACCATGAGTTTTATTGGCTCACTGGTCTTCCAACTGCTGATGGATACTGTTGGGATGAATAGGTTTCCTGGAGCTTTTGGCCTCTTCACCATCCTTCAAAGTATCACCATTATGGCGGGACCGCCTCTGGCAG gATTGCTGGTTGATATTACACATCAATATGGCTTGGTTTTCTATGCCTGCTGCATTGCTGTCACCTCATCTGGACTCTTCATGGGTTTGGCCTCCTTTGCAATAAACAGGAAGGAAGCAAAGGTAAAAGGGAACATGAAAAATACTAAAGAGGCCACAGCTTGTGAAGGGCTTTAA